Proteins from a genomic interval of Sporolactobacillus sp. Y61:
- a CDS encoding PrsW family glutamic-type intramembrane protease gives MDKEWFYSTGSEVRGPFSSDQMIRLAIDQKINRNTQIIARGMTDWVPFAASDLHALMKAQSGKNSAQAPHATGSLIRAAARRISEMTGETGPVSLSLKDIFSEVFKKHTKEDGEKIFIAGTVYTTPKVKDISADWPKPWLFFRVFLVSMIVYGLLYVCAISLRNPVTLPGLILVGSFAVPFSLVVFFFETNVPRNISIFSVVQMFFVGGTASILVSLFLYSIVPLDQLTMTSAIGVGVIEETGKMLIAAWFIYRLNSRYVLNGLLIGAAIGAGFSAFETAGYVYLFQAFGLSDTSFLDVIFERSWTVVGTHTLWTAIAGAALMIVKQDQPLHSRHFMQRHFLTFFAIAVALHAVWDMPIMNGSDLKVIVLTAIGWFIVLILMNSGLRQVTRMIHSETGH, from the coding sequence TTGGATAAAGAGTGGTTTTATTCCACAGGTTCAGAAGTCAGAGGTCCTTTCTCATCTGATCAAATGATTCGCCTCGCTATAGATCAAAAGATTAACAGAAACACGCAGATCATCGCCAGAGGGATGACGGACTGGGTGCCCTTCGCCGCGTCGGATCTGCATGCTCTGATGAAAGCACAAAGCGGAAAGAACAGTGCGCAAGCCCCGCATGCCACAGGCAGTCTTATCCGTGCCGCTGCCCGACGAATCAGCGAGATGACCGGAGAAACGGGACCGGTCAGCCTGAGTCTGAAAGATATTTTTTCTGAGGTATTCAAAAAGCATACGAAAGAAGACGGTGAAAAAATATTTATTGCCGGGACCGTCTATACCACGCCAAAAGTGAAAGATATTTCTGCGGATTGGCCGAAACCCTGGCTGTTCTTCCGCGTGTTTCTCGTCTCAATGATCGTCTACGGATTACTCTATGTGTGTGCCATCAGCCTGAGAAATCCAGTGACGCTTCCGGGATTGATTCTGGTTGGTTCCTTCGCTGTCCCCTTTTCCCTGGTCGTCTTCTTTTTTGAAACGAATGTACCGCGAAACATCAGTATATTCAGTGTCGTTCAAATGTTTTTTGTCGGCGGGACCGCTTCCATACTGGTCTCCCTGTTTCTTTACAGTATCGTGCCTCTTGATCAGCTGACGATGACCAGCGCAATCGGTGTCGGAGTGATCGAAGAAACCGGGAAGATGCTCATCGCCGCCTGGTTCATTTACCGGCTCAATTCCCGTTACGTCCTGAACGGGCTCCTGATCGGTGCGGCGATCGGGGCCGGATTTTCTGCTTTCGAGACCGCAGGCTATGTTTACCTGTTTCAGGCGTTTGGCTTGAGCGATACATCGTTCCTGGACGTGATTTTCGAACGCTCCTGGACAGTTGTCGGCACCCATACGCTGTGGACGGCCATCGCCGGCGCGGCGCTCATGATCGTCAAACAGGATCAGCCGCTTCACTCCCGTCATTTCATGCAGCGGCATTTCCTGACATTCTTCGCCATTGCTGTTGCTCTGCATGCCGTATGGGATATGCCGATCATGAATGGCTCTGATCTCAAAGTCATTGTGCTGACTGCAATCGGCTGGTTCATCGTTCTGATCCTGATGAACAGCGGTCTCCGGCAGGTCACGCGAATGATTCACAGCGAAACAGGTCATTAA
- a CDS encoding YdcF family protein: MSHPFDCITDFMFFETPVKPSNIILIPGSGQSGLMVRAAELYHQGLAPFILPSGGKSRNVPTTEWAFLREIGLSLGVPDGAILKEDQATNTFENAKYSWNVLQQKGITPEKAILVCKNYHARRALLTYQIHFRHTLFYVSPIVDRTGITKQNWFLDDHRIHVVMREMEKTGKYMRHYISRML, translated from the coding sequence ATGTCGCATCCCTTTGACTGTATTACAGACTTCATGTTCTTTGAAACGCCGGTTAAACCCTCAAATATCATTTTGATACCCGGGAGCGGCCAGTCCGGACTAATGGTCAGGGCGGCAGAGCTCTATCATCAGGGGCTAGCTCCCTTCATTCTTCCATCCGGAGGGAAAAGTCGGAACGTTCCAACGACGGAATGGGCATTTTTACGGGAAATCGGACTGTCTCTGGGTGTACCGGACGGGGCAATTCTTAAAGAAGATCAGGCAACCAATACCTTTGAGAATGCGAAATATTCCTGGAATGTGCTGCAGCAGAAAGGCATAACGCCTGAAAAAGCTATCCTTGTTTGTAAAAACTACCATGCACGAAGAGCGTTGTTAACCTATCAAATTCACTTTCGTCACACGCTTTTCTATGTCAGCCCAATCGTTGACCGGACGGGGATAACGAAACAAAACTGGTTTCTGGATGATCATCGCATTCATGTCGTCATGAGAGAGATGGAGAAAACAGGGAAATACATGCGTCATTATATTTCCCGTATGCTCTGA
- a CDS encoding peptidoglycan DD-metalloendopeptidase family protein, with product MKRNYLHVTMTLGMVLSLTLGFNAYNAQAASDRQTDIKQNLSNNPQLTNNNKQQDVVVKRIKAIEKRIETLQKNVMDKQSKLDESQEKSRWLNKEINRLTRQINAREKLLKKRLRSIYINGGAISYLDVLLGAESFGNFLDRLFALKVIYENDQKLLTAQENDKKHQVFKRISLIKEQRKLQNGLADLRKLERDLFNEKEDQRRELALLRKEASKIKEKEMNKKEETEIAKAQTSEVNKQMPSIEIKKLSVSRSVFINPTKGYISSGFGKRSFDNSFHPGIDIANIDGTPVKASADGVVFKAYKSSSYGNTVILSHRINGKLYTTVYAHLNAYNVSAGERVAQGQVIGGMGNTGESFGSHLHFELYIGPWTPPPHKGAVNPVNYIQ from the coding sequence GGCAGCATCTGATCGCCAAACGGATATTAAACAGAATCTATCAAACAATCCACAACTAACAAACAACAATAAGCAACAAGATGTGGTCGTTAAACGAATTAAGGCCATTGAAAAGCGAATTGAAACACTACAAAAAAATGTGATGGACAAGCAGAGCAAATTAGATGAGAGTCAAGAAAAATCCAGGTGGTTGAATAAGGAAATTAATCGGCTGACCAGGCAGATCAATGCCAGAGAAAAATTATTAAAAAAACGACTTCGTTCCATATACATCAATGGAGGGGCAATAAGCTATCTTGATGTACTTTTAGGTGCAGAAAGTTTTGGGAATTTTCTTGATCGGTTATTTGCACTGAAAGTTATTTATGAAAATGATCAAAAATTACTGACCGCCCAAGAGAATGATAAGAAGCATCAGGTATTTAAAAGAATTTCTTTAATAAAGGAACAAAGAAAATTGCAAAATGGATTGGCGGATTTAAGAAAATTAGAGAGGGATCTTTTTAATGAAAAGGAAGATCAACGCCGCGAGTTAGCGTTATTAAGAAAAGAAGCTTCAAAAATCAAAGAAAAAGAAATGAATAAAAAAGAAGAAACAGAAATTGCTAAAGCTCAAACGAGCGAAGTCAATAAGCAGATGCCGTCAATAGAAATTAAAAAATTATCTGTGAGCCGATCGGTTTTTATAAATCCTACTAAGGGTTATATCTCATCAGGTTTTGGTAAGCGGTCGTTTGACAATAGCTTTCACCCAGGAATTGATATTGCGAACATTGACGGAACACCGGTAAAAGCGTCTGCGGATGGAGTAGTGTTCAAAGCCTATAAATCTTCCAGTTATGGTAATACAGTGATACTATCTCATAGAATTAATGGGAAATTGTATACGACGGTTTACGCTCACCTAAATGCTTATAATGTCTCTGCAGGTGAACGAGTGGCACAGGGCCAAGTCATTGGAGGAATGGGTAATACGGGGGAATCATTTGGTTCTCATCTACATTTTGAATTATACATAGGTCCCTGGACTCCGCCACCACATAAGGGAGCAGTTAACCCAGTGAACTATATTCAATAG
- a CDS encoding GGDEF domain-containing protein has translation MRHVSKKQWAELSSEETGGNRKFSAFCHTMFSFTFLAHILFMPIFYMLGNPVVLINNILAVIIDFFCLRLNRAGRTRLAGIIWTIEIVAHSTGCIIVYGWDQGYYFYLLALVPIVFFSGFSGILRLMLTSTLFSVALLLFYTSEIFPPITETNTAMTHFMYLSNVLASFTGLSYASFYYLRYSEQLEHRLIHLAHTDSLTGISNRGFFEGSVQAELQWHQDNGYPCAFILFDIDDFKGMNDSYGHAMGDLALKQVTDMSRSVLRKGDLIGRLGGEEFGVFLPNTDQNEAKQVAERIRRKIYDSTFQTSRGIGAHLSISLGLTIPRTDYVALPELMRRADRAMYQAKRNGGNRAALFL, from the coding sequence ATGAGACATGTTTCCAAAAAACAATGGGCAGAGCTGTCTTCCGAAGAAACCGGGGGAAACAGAAAATTTTCTGCTTTTTGCCATACGATGTTTTCCTTCACTTTTCTCGCCCATATTTTATTTATGCCGATATTCTATATGCTTGGCAATCCGGTCGTTCTCATAAATAATATACTGGCTGTAATCATTGACTTTTTCTGTCTGCGGCTGAATCGTGCGGGCCGGACCCGCCTGGCAGGTATAATCTGGACGATTGAGATCGTCGCCCATTCGACAGGCTGCATCATTGTCTACGGTTGGGATCAAGGATACTATTTTTATCTGCTCGCCCTGGTGCCGATTGTGTTTTTTTCGGGATTTTCAGGTATTCTGCGCCTGATGCTGACCAGTACCCTTTTTTCGGTCGCACTTTTACTTTTCTATACTTCAGAAATTTTCCCACCCATTACAGAAACCAATACGGCTATGACGCATTTTATGTATCTGTCCAATGTACTGGCGAGTTTCACTGGATTGTCCTATGCTTCCTTCTACTATCTGAGGTACTCCGAACAGTTGGAGCACCGTCTGATACACCTTGCACACACGGATTCACTTACTGGCATTTCCAATCGGGGATTTTTCGAAGGGTCTGTTCAGGCAGAACTGCAATGGCATCAGGATAATGGATACCCTTGTGCGTTCATTCTGTTTGATATTGATGATTTTAAGGGCATGAATGATTCATACGGTCATGCTATGGGAGATCTGGCGTTGAAACAGGTGACGGATATGAGCCGGAGTGTCCTGCGAAAAGGGGATCTGATCGGACGCCTTGGCGGTGAGGAGTTTGGGGTTTTTCTTCCGAATACGGATCAGAACGAGGCAAAACAGGTGGCCGAGCGGATCAGACGCAAGATCTATGACAGCACGTTTCAGACATCCAGGGGTATTGGCGCTCATCTGAGCATCAGCCTCGGGTTAACGATTCCGAGGACGGATTATGTGGCGCTTCCTGAATTGATGAGGCGTGCGGATCGAGCGATGTATCAGGCGAAAAGGAATGGTGGAAACCGTGCAGCTCTTTTTCTCTAA
- a CDS encoding AAA family ATPase: protein MKKLIIINGTMGVGKSTVSEIVADKLVPSIYLDGDWCWKMNPWVFSEENKAMVTDNITYLLNAYLANSSFRYLVFCWVLHRESIFDQILSQLHGDFELYKFSLICSRETLREHFAKDVQNGIRTMDALEKSYERMELYQKLATQKINVSHLSAEQAAYKIIDRIGK from the coding sequence TTGAAAAAATTGATCATAATTAATGGAACAATGGGCGTCGGAAAGTCAACCGTTTCGGAAATCGTCGCGGACAAACTGGTACCAAGTATATATCTTGATGGCGACTGGTGCTGGAAAATGAATCCCTGGGTCTTCTCGGAAGAAAATAAAGCAATGGTCACAGACAATATTACATATTTACTGAATGCATATTTGGCGAATTCTTCATTTCGCTATCTTGTCTTTTGTTGGGTGCTTCATCGTGAATCCATTTTTGACCAGATTCTCTCGCAATTGCATGGTGATTTTGAACTGTATAAATTTTCGCTGATCTGCTCAAGAGAAACATTACGTGAACATTTCGCAAAGGACGTTCAAAACGGTATCCGAACGATGGATGCACTTGAGAAAAGCTATGAGCGAATGGAGCTGTACCAGAAATTAGCGACACAGAAAATCAACGTGAGCCATCTTTCCGCTGAACAGGCAGCATACAAAATCATTGACCGGATTGGGAAATAA
- a CDS encoding glycosyltransferase: MNRILFISSKHTGGGHQSIIKALSQQLLLLSPETAFSVIDGFELGHGFLRFSSRSYDSFAIKFPALWGLIYQLSTPFKPLVNLFIARSIRKSLLKQIHIFHPDIIVSVHNLFVGSVIHILRQEGLDIPVISLIADLDHVTSLWADKRAKYILCPTEESRQRMLKAGMAKDQLILTGFPVRREFCDLNPDTPFHRPLKDRKDLSVLLISGSQGSAQVIRIARTLLRNQNIRITIIAGHNAHLKKTMEKALYSSSAGNRVTIYGFVREMSTRMKEADLLIMRASPNVLMEAVNLCKPVIVTGALRGQEARNPQFVLKYELGFVCKDVDRLPNIISALMKNHGEQLKRLAEHQYRFRKPESARRITERLIQTASEAHTSRSLPIA; this comes from the coding sequence GTGAACAGAATCCTGTTTATCTCTTCTAAGCATACTGGCGGTGGGCATCAAAGTATTATTAAAGCACTCAGTCAGCAGCTTCTTCTTCTTTCTCCGGAAACAGCATTTTCCGTTATCGACGGATTTGAACTCGGTCACGGGTTCCTCCGGTTTTCCAGCCGCAGTTATGATTCATTTGCGATTAAATTTCCCGCCTTATGGGGACTGATCTATCAGCTCAGCACACCGTTTAAACCGCTGGTCAATTTATTCATTGCACGAAGTATCAGAAAATCTCTGTTAAAACAGATCCATATCTTCCATCCGGATATCATCGTGTCCGTACATAACCTCTTTGTCGGATCTGTGATTCATATTCTACGTCAGGAAGGTCTGGACATTCCGGTTATTTCTTTGATTGCTGATCTGGACCATGTCACCAGTCTCTGGGCAGACAAGCGGGCGAAATATATTCTCTGCCCAACGGAAGAGTCCAGACAAAGGATGTTAAAAGCAGGTATGGCAAAAGATCAGCTGATTCTGACCGGATTCCCGGTCCGCAGAGAATTCTGTGACCTGAACCCTGATACTCCCTTTCACCGGCCGCTTAAAGACCGGAAAGATCTCTCTGTCCTGCTTATCAGTGGAAGTCAGGGGTCAGCCCAGGTAATCAGGATCGCCAGAACGCTGTTAAGGAATCAGAATATCCGGATCACGATTATTGCCGGTCATAATGCACATTTAAAAAAAACAATGGAGAAGGCATTATACTCCTCCTCTGCCGGAAACCGGGTGACGATCTATGGCTTTGTCAGGGAAATGAGCACACGGATGAAGGAAGCAGATCTTCTGATCATGCGGGCAAGCCCCAATGTCTTAATGGAGGCCGTTAATCTGTGCAAACCGGTCATCGTGACCGGAGCATTACGGGGGCAGGAAGCCAGGAACCCTCAATTTGTCTTAAAATATGAGTTAGGTTTTGTTTGCAAAGATGTGGACCGCCTGCCAAACATCATTTCAGCGTTAATGAAAAATCATGGTGAACAGCTGAAACGGCTGGCTGAACACCAATACCGTTTTCGAAAACCGGAGTCTGCCCGCAGAATCACTGAACGGCTGATTCAAACAGCCAGTGAAGCCCACACGTCACGAAGCCTTCCAATCGCCTGA
- a CDS encoding L-lactate dehydrogenase, with amino-acid sequence MRKYAIIGLGHVGAAVAFTLVSKGIADELILIDKNEELARAEQLDLQDMQGRIETRTIIKINDYSELADADILFITAGNILAYQEKQAQGNRWAEFVYTKEIVKDIAPKVKASGFRGVAIDTMNPCDAITQYFQENTGLSRQQVFATGTFLDTARMQKVVSDEFNCDPKNVSGYVYGEHGQSQFTAWSTVRVNGLDITALAKQRDLNLDDLEEAARRGGWEVYKGKGYTSWAIATCAVKLSQAVLSDAHAAYICSCYSEKYGTYVGQPAIISKNGIEEVTVLPLTDEEEAKFKHSADTIKEKFQTFNEQVN; translated from the coding sequence ATGAGAAAATATGCCATCATTGGTCTCGGTCACGTTGGCGCGGCCGTTGCCTTTACCCTGGTATCAAAAGGAATTGCTGATGAACTGATTCTGATTGACAAGAATGAGGAACTGGCCCGGGCTGAACAGCTTGATCTGCAGGATATGCAGGGCCGGATTGAAACACGGACGATTATTAAAATCAATGATTACAGTGAACTTGCGGACGCAGACATCCTGTTTATTACTGCCGGTAATATTCTGGCGTATCAGGAGAAACAGGCGCAGGGCAATCGCTGGGCAGAATTCGTATACACCAAAGAAATTGTAAAAGACATTGCCCCTAAAGTTAAAGCTTCCGGGTTCCGAGGCGTTGCCATTGATACGATGAACCCATGTGATGCGATCACGCAATATTTCCAGGAAAATACCGGACTCAGCCGTCAGCAGGTCTTTGCAACGGGGACTTTCCTTGATACGGCGCGGATGCAGAAAGTTGTGTCCGACGAGTTTAATTGCGATCCGAAGAACGTCAGCGGCTATGTTTATGGTGAGCATGGCCAGTCCCAGTTCACGGCATGGTCTACGGTTCGTGTAAATGGCCTGGACATTACAGCGCTTGCAAAACAGCGGGATCTGAATCTGGATGATCTGGAAGAAGCAGCACGCCGCGGCGGCTGGGAGGTCTATAAGGGTAAAGGGTATACCAGCTGGGCCATTGCAACCTGTGCGGTTAAACTGAGCCAGGCGGTGCTCTCTGATGCCCATGCCGCCTACATCTGTTCCTGCTACAGCGAAAAGTACGGAACTTATGTCGGGCAGCCGGCCATCATCAGTAAAAACGGGATTGAAGAAGTTACGGTTCTGCCGCTGACAGATGAAGAGGAAGCCAAATTCAAACATTCGGCAGATACGATTAAAGAAAAATTCCAGACGTTTAATGAACAAGTTAACTGA
- a CDS encoding C1 family peptidase, protein MSHPLTSQEIKALHNHFADHPSSAVIQRAVMRSGVFEASYNPEARKKLNRVFSVEVETGEVTNQRNSGRCWMFATLNTLRHQFAKKYKVKDFELSQAYLYFWDKIERANIFYEKILRTAEKEANDREVRFYLTELDGPAGDGGQWAMAAGLIQKYGVVPAYAMPETFNTNDTTGFRETLNLKLRRDAKILRQLKQDGADESELSGQRHKMLEEVYRMTAMAVGEPPATFDLEYRDDDKKHHLKKNLTPTAFLHDYFDMDLDDYVVLTNSPDKELNKSYSMPAQDNIIEGKPIIFVNVEMDALRKAAVAQLKDGQTVWFGNDVLKQMNRKEGLLDTELYKTGELFDVDLTMSKADRLRYGEASVSHAMTLTGVDLDGEKVRQWKVENSWGEKNGEKGYFVMSDSWFEAFTYEVVVRRKYLTETQRKIADMEPVQLAPWDSLA, encoded by the coding sequence ATGTCTCATCCATTAACCAGTCAGGAAATAAAAGCATTACATAACCATTTTGCGGATCATCCGAGTTCGGCGGTTATTCAGAGAGCAGTGATGCGCAGCGGCGTGTTTGAAGCCAGTTACAATCCGGAAGCAAGGAAAAAGCTGAATCGTGTTTTTTCAGTCGAAGTCGAGACAGGAGAAGTGACGAACCAGCGTAACAGTGGACGCTGCTGGATGTTTGCGACACTGAATACACTCCGCCATCAGTTCGCAAAGAAGTATAAAGTGAAAGATTTTGAGCTGTCACAGGCTTATCTTTATTTCTGGGATAAAATTGAACGGGCGAACATCTTTTATGAGAAAATCCTGAGGACGGCGGAAAAAGAAGCGAACGACAGGGAAGTCCGTTTTTATCTGACTGAACTGGACGGACCTGCGGGTGACGGCGGTCAATGGGCAATGGCGGCAGGGCTGATACAGAAGTATGGGGTCGTTCCTGCTTACGCAATGCCTGAGACGTTTAATACAAATGATACCACCGGATTCCGGGAAACCCTGAATCTGAAATTGCGTCGAGACGCAAAAATTCTGCGCCAGTTAAAGCAGGATGGTGCCGATGAAAGTGAACTGAGCGGGCAGCGTCATAAGATGCTGGAGGAGGTCTACCGGATGACTGCGATGGCGGTTGGTGAGCCGCCGGCCACATTCGATCTGGAATACAGGGATGATGATAAAAAACATCATCTGAAGAAGAATCTGACCCCGACAGCATTCCTTCATGATTACTTTGATATGGACCTTGACGATTATGTTGTTCTGACCAATTCACCGGATAAGGAACTGAACAAAAGCTACAGCATGCCGGCCCAGGACAACATCATTGAGGGAAAGCCGATCATCTTCGTCAATGTCGAGATGGATGCCCTTCGGAAAGCTGCCGTCGCACAGCTTAAAGATGGGCAGACCGTCTGGTTTGGAAATGATGTACTGAAACAGATGAATCGCAAGGAAGGACTGCTGGATACGGAGCTTTATAAAACCGGCGAGCTTTTCGATGTTGACCTGACGATGAGCAAAGCAGATCGCCTGCGATACGGTGAAGCCTCGGTGTCACATGCCATGACTCTGACCGGCGTTGATCTGGATGGAGAAAAGGTCCGGCAGTGGAAGGTTGAAAACAGCTGGGGCGAAAAGAATGGTGAAAAAGGTTACTTTGTGATGAGTGACAGCTGGTTTGAAGCGTTCACTTATGAGGTTGTTGTCCGCCGCAAATACCTGACGGAGACGCAGCGCAAAATCGCAGATATGGAACCGGTACAACTTGCTCCCTGGGATTCACTTGCCTGA
- a CDS encoding glycosyl-4,4'-diaponeurosporenoate acyltransferase: protein MKLFTIMNNLFIFLTISLVNTFISIKLPLSIFHFDSWLFKVRNWERNGRIYQDCLSVKKWKNRLPELSDFLSFLFSKKQMEHHNTDYLYRFALETCRAELAHWCIILSSLIFTQWNPTGMSLLMIFLAVLLNLPYIIIQRYNRPRILAILSSRRTDMNDRMVHDWEVIHKDI, encoded by the coding sequence GTGAAACTCTTTACAATAATGAATAATCTATTCATTTTTCTGACCATCTCTTTAGTCAACACATTCATATCGATAAAGCTGCCCTTATCGATCTTCCATTTTGACAGCTGGCTGTTCAAAGTAAGAAATTGGGAGAGAAACGGAAGAATCTATCAGGACTGTTTAAGCGTAAAAAAATGGAAGAACCGGTTACCGGAACTCAGTGATTTTCTTTCATTCCTTTTTTCCAAAAAACAGATGGAGCATCACAATACGGATTATCTGTATCGATTTGCACTGGAGACCTGCCGTGCTGAACTTGCCCACTGGTGTATTATTCTCAGTTCTCTCATTTTCACCCAGTGGAATCCGACCGGCATGTCGCTTCTGATGATCTTTCTTGCTGTCCTGCTTAATCTCCCGTATATCATCATACAGCGATATAACCGGCCCAGAATCCTGGCCATCCTCTCCAGCAGAAGAACGGATATGAATGATCGTATGGTCCACGACTGGGAAGTCATCCATAAAGATATTTAA
- a CDS encoding lysylphosphatidylglycerol synthase transmembrane domain-containing protein codes for MSGKTKFKLIAGIIITIVIIYYSIKSLGKLDLSLLSQSKINWVLVFFSIVITIYSNYIRGLGYTRGMDPNIDRLTAFQIVGIGHAANMVLPLHIGDGLRLAFFPADYSAIRRTKLVVIPAIADSIAIIMISLLAVPFSGFRDPEIVRTLWILFFICIALAVVFLASIFLIPRFRKYMNDYLNIGLLKMMFWAFLSYLLLLIATWLGLAACGFGLSASLRMSLAVFATTNIIGFIPASPGAVGLFEYGVIIGLAGLGVPQSTALSVGLLLHVSLYAAMLPMGIILYIIALKSKYRKELKKLLRQK; via the coding sequence ATGTCAGGGAAAACAAAATTCAAGCTTATCGCAGGAATAATCATCACCATCGTGATCATCTATTATTCAATAAAGTCGCTCGGAAAACTGGATCTGAGTCTGCTGTCACAATCGAAAATCAACTGGGTCCTTGTCTTTTTTTCCATTGTCATCACGATCTATTCCAATTATATTCGCGGTCTGGGCTATACACGGGGTATGGATCCAAACATAGATCGGCTGACTGCCTTTCAGATTGTTGGCATCGGACATGCAGCGAACATGGTCTTGCCTCTCCATATTGGTGATGGCCTGCGTCTGGCCTTCTTCCCGGCTGATTACTCCGCGATTCGTCGTACGAAACTGGTGGTGATACCGGCTATCGCCGACTCGATCGCAATCATCATGATTTCACTCCTTGCTGTTCCCTTCTCCGGGTTCAGAGACCCTGAAATCGTACGGACGTTATGGATCCTTTTCTTTATATGTATTGCTCTTGCCGTCGTGTTTCTGGCAAGTATTTTCCTGATTCCGCGATTCCGCAAATATATGAATGACTACTTAAATATCGGCCTGCTGAAAATGATGTTCTGGGCCTTTTTATCCTATCTGCTGCTGCTTATCGCCACATGGCTGGGGCTTGCTGCCTGCGGATTTGGCCTGTCTGCATCGCTGCGGATGTCACTGGCTGTTTTCGCCACGACGAATATTATCGGATTTATTCCCGCCTCACCCGGGGCTGTCGGTCTTTTTGAATACGGAGTCATTATCGGCCTTGCCGGACTGGGGGTCCCGCAGAGCACCGCACTGTCGGTCGGTCTGCTGCTTCATGTAAGCCTGTATGCAGCCATGCTTCCGATGGGCATCATCCTGTACATCATTGCCCTGAAAAGCAAATATAGGAAGGAACTGAAAAAGTTGCTGCGACAGAAATAA